Within Peptococcaceae bacterium, the genomic segment AAAGGCGCCTGGCTATCAAATCCGTGCTGTCAGCCAAGGTCAGCGGGGGAGATGTTATCGTCCTTGACCGGCTGGCCTTTGCCGCCCCCAAAACCAAGGACATGATTAAAGTGTTGAACAACCTGAAAGTGGAGGGTAAAGCAGCGGTTGTGACGGCTGACGGCAGCGGGTATGTGCAGGAGTCGGCCAGGAACATACCGGGAATAAAACCCCTTCTCGCCGACGCCATAAACGTTTATGACATCTTAAACCACGACAAGCTGATCATGACTAAAGAAGCCGTGGCCAGGATTGAGGAGGTGTGGGGGTAAATGCGCAACCCGTACGAAGTTCTGATAAAGCCGGTGGTGAGCGAAAAAAGCACCAGCTTAATGGAAGAGAATAAGTATACATTCAAAGTCGATCCCAGGGCCAACAAGATCGAAATCAAGCACGCGGTGGAGACCGCGTTCAAAGTTAACGTGATTGACGTAAAAACCATGAGAGTTCCCGGCAAACTCAAGCGCCAGGGAAGAACACAGGGATATACGCCTTCCTGGAAAAAAGCGATTGTAACGGTGAAGGCGGGCCAGAGGCTGCCGATTTTTGAAGAATAGTTTCTATTGCCGTGTTAAGGAGGAAAAAAGGATGCCGGTAAAGGGTTTTAAACCGACTTCACCGGGTAGGCGCGGCATGACCGTTTCTACCTTTGAAGAGATTACCACTGACAAACCTGAAAAAACACTGGTTGAACGTCTGAAGAAAAATGCGGGACGCAATAACCGCGGGAAATTGACCGTCAGGCACCGCGGCGGCGGGCACAAGCGCCTTTACAGGATCATAGACTTTAAACGCAACAAAGACGGGATACCCGCCAAGGTGGCCACCATCGAATACGATCCCAACCGTTCGGCCAACATTGCCCTTTTGCACTATGCCGACGGTGAAAAAAGGTATATTATCGCTCCCCACGGCCTGAAGGTGGGGGATAACGTCATATCAGGACCGGATGCCGATATCAAAGTGGGCAATACCTTGCCCCTTGGCAGCATCCCGGTGGGCAGCATCATTCATAATATCGAATTAAAACCGGGAAAAGGCGCCCAGATAGTCAGGGCAGCCGGCACGTCAGCCCAGTTGATGGCCAAGGAAGGCAACTATGCTTCGATCCGCATGCCGTCCGGGGAAGTGCGCCTCGTGCATATCAACTGCAAGGCAACCATCGGCCAGGTAGGCAACCTGGATCATGAAAACATCACCATCGGCAAAGCCGGCCGCAAACGCTGGATGGGTATCAGGCCCACAGTTCGCGGTGTGGTGATGAACCCGGTTGATCACCCGCATGGCGGCGGCGAAGGTCGTTCCCCCATCGGGCGAAAAACCCCGGTGACCCCGTGGGGTAAACCCGCTATCGGCGGGAAGACCAGAAAGAAGAAAAACCCCAACAATAAATTCATTGTAACGCCTCGTAAGAAATAGGTGATCAAATCCAAAAAAGGAGGCAGCTAAATGAGCAGGTCAGTGAAAAAAGGACCTTATGTGGAAGAGAGCCTGATGA encodes:
- the rplW gene encoding 50S ribosomal protein L23 gives rise to the protein MRNPYEVLIKPVVSEKSTSLMEENKYTFKVDPRANKIEIKHAVETAFKVNVIDVKTMRVPGKLKRQGRTQGYTPSWKKAIVTVKAGQRLPIFEE
- the rplD gene encoding 50S ribosomal protein L4, encoding MPKMAVLNMEGAQVGEIELSDNVFGIEPNESVVHEAVVMQLASMRRGTHSVKTRAEVRGGGRKPWRQKGTGRARAGTIRSPLWRKGGIIFGPKPRDYAYSIPKKKRRLAIKSVLSAKVSGGDVIVLDRLAFAAPKTKDMIKVLNNLKVEGKAAVVTADGSGYVQESARNIPGIKPLLADAINVYDILNHDKLIMTKEAVARIEEVWG
- the rplB gene encoding 50S ribosomal protein L2, with protein sequence MPVKGFKPTSPGRRGMTVSTFEEITTDKPEKTLVERLKKNAGRNNRGKLTVRHRGGGHKRLYRIIDFKRNKDGIPAKVATIEYDPNRSANIALLHYADGEKRYIIAPHGLKVGDNVISGPDADIKVGNTLPLGSIPVGSIIHNIELKPGKGAQIVRAAGTSAQLMAKEGNYASIRMPSGEVRLVHINCKATIGQVGNLDHENITIGKAGRKRWMGIRPTVRGVVMNPVDHPHGGGEGRSPIGRKTPVTPWGKPAIGGKTRKKKNPNNKFIVTPRKK